A portion of the Aphanothece sacrum FPU1 genome contains these proteins:
- the atpA gene encoding F0F1 ATP synthase subunit alpha has translation MVSIRPDEISSIIRQQIESYDQSVQVSNVGTILQVGDGTARIYGLEQAMAGELLEFEDGTVGIALNLEEDNVGAVLMGTGFGIQEGSTVKATGKIAQVPVGDAMIGRVVDALGRPIDGKGDINTSETRLIESPAPGIVARKSVCEPLQTGITAIDAMIPVGRGQRELIIGDRKTGKTAIAIDTIINQKSENVICVYVAIGQKASTVAQVVGTLQEKGAMDYTIVVAANANDPATLQYLAPYTGATMAEYFMYKGKHTLVIYDDLSKQAQAYRQLSLLLRRPPGREAYPGDVFYIHSRLLERAAKLSDKLGGGSMTALPVIETQAGDVSAYIPTNVISITDGQIFLSSDLFNSGFRPAINAGISVSRVGSAAQTKAMKQVAGKLKLELAQFAELEAFSQFASDLDAATQAQLARGQRLRQVLKQPENSPLAVWEQVALSYAGLNGYLDEIAVEKITVFCAGLREYIKTSKAKYAEIIDSDKKLTDEAENLLKEAIKEYKQAFAA, from the coding sequence ATGGTTAGCATCAGACCTGACGAAATTAGCAGCATTATTCGCCAGCAAATCGAGTCCTACGACCAAAGCGTTCAAGTATCTAACGTAGGCACTATTCTACAAGTTGGGGATGGAACTGCCCGCATTTATGGCTTAGAACAAGCTATGGCAGGAGAACTGCTCGAATTTGAAGATGGAACCGTCGGTATCGCCCTCAACTTAGAAGAAGACAACGTGGGGGCCGTTTTAATGGGAACTGGTTTCGGTATCCAAGAAGGAAGTACTGTTAAAGCTACAGGAAAAATTGCTCAGGTTCCTGTGGGCGATGCCATGATCGGTCGCGTGGTTGATGCTTTAGGCCGTCCTATTGATGGCAAAGGAGATATCAACACTAGCGAAACTCGTTTAATTGAATCTCCTGCCCCTGGTATTGTCGCTCGTAAGTCGGTGTGTGAACCCCTGCAAACAGGCATTACCGCTATTGATGCCATGATTCCTGTGGGACGGGGACAACGGGAGTTAATCATTGGTGACCGCAAAACCGGAAAAACCGCGATCGCCATTGACACCATCATTAACCAAAAATCAGAAAATGTTATCTGTGTTTATGTAGCCATCGGTCAAAAAGCGTCTACTGTAGCTCAAGTTGTGGGAACTCTCCAAGAAAAAGGAGCGATGGACTATACTATTGTGGTAGCTGCTAACGCTAATGACCCCGCCACTTTGCAATATCTTGCTCCCTACACAGGGGCGACTATGGCGGAATACTTCATGTATAAAGGCAAGCATACTTTGGTTATCTATGATGACCTTTCTAAGCAAGCTCAAGCTTATCGTCAGTTATCCTTACTGTTACGTCGTCCTCCCGGTCGGGAAGCTTATCCTGGAGATGTGTTCTATATTCACTCTCGTTTATTAGAACGGGCGGCTAAACTGAGTGATAAACTCGGTGGTGGTAGTATGACGGCGTTACCGGTAATTGAAACCCAAGCTGGAGACGTATCTGCTTACATTCCTACTAACGTAATTTCTATTACAGACGGTCAAATCTTCCTCTCTAGTGACTTGTTTAACTCAGGTTTCCGTCCCGCTATTAACGCAGGTATTTCTGTGAGTCGGGTAGGTTCAGCCGCTCAAACCAAGGCTATGAAACAAGTAGCTGGAAAACTGAAACTAGAATTAGCTCAGTTTGCTGAACTTGAAGCTTTTTCTCAGTTTGCCTCTGATTTAGATGCAGCTACCCAAGCTCAGTTAGCGCGAGGACAACGGTTACGTCAAGTGTTGAAACAACCGGAAAATTCTCCCTTAGCTGTTTGGGAACAAGTGGCTTTATCTTATGCGGGACTTAATGGCTATCTTGATGAAATTGCAGTAGAGAAAATAACTGTCTTCTGTGCTGGACTTCGGGAATATATCAAAACCAGTAAGGCCAAATATGCAGAGATTATTGACAGTGATAAAAAACTCACTGATGAAGCAGAAAACCTGCTCAAAGAAGCCATTAAGGAATATAAACAGGCTTTTGCTGCGTAA
- the atpE gene encoding ATP synthase F0 subunit C produces MNPTVAAASVIAAALAVGLAAIGPGIGQGNASGQAVAGIARQPEAEGKIRGTLLLTLAFMESLTIYGLVISLVLLFANPFA; encoded by the coding sequence ATGAATCCCACTGTTGCTGCTGCTTCCGTTATCGCTGCTGCTTTAGCTGTTGGTTTAGCCGCTATCGGCCCTGGTATTGGTCAAGGTAACGCATCAGGTCAGGCTGTTGCTGGGATTGCACGTCAACCCGAAGCAGAAGGCAAAATTCGCGGAACTTTACTTTTAACCTTAGCTTTCATGGAATCTCTGACCATTTATGGTTTGGTTATTTCATTGGTGCTGTTATTTGCTAACCCCTTCGCTTAA
- a CDS encoding F0F1 ATP synthase subunit B yields MIDSFLLLATESHGEGGALIGFHLDLWESNIINLSILVGVLVFYGRKAIGKILSDRRSQIAQAIQEVEARQKQAAAALTEEQRKLTQAQAEAERIRQAAQERAKVVAAEIAAQCERDVIRLRDSAAADLSSEQDRVIAQLKKQIGQMAVVKAEAQLKQQIDDTAQQRLIDRSIAQLGG; encoded by the coding sequence ATGATCGATTCTTTTTTATTATTAGCCACAGAAAGCCATGGTGAGGGTGGGGCCTTAATAGGGTTCCATCTTGACTTGTGGGAAAGTAACATCATTAATCTGTCGATTCTTGTTGGTGTTTTGGTGTTTTACGGTCGTAAAGCGATCGGAAAAATTCTTAGTGATCGGCGCAGCCAAATTGCTCAAGCTATTCAAGAAGTTGAAGCAAGACAAAAGCAGGCGGCAGCAGCCTTAACTGAAGAACAAAGAAAATTAACCCAAGCCCAAGCAGAAGCCGAACGAATTCGTCAAGCGGCTCAAGAAAGAGCCAAAGTTGTCGCGGCTGAAATTGCCGCCCAATGTGAACGGGATGTTATTCGTCTTAGAGACAGTGCCGCCGCCGATTTATCCTCCGAACAAGATAGGGTAATCGCTCAATTGAAAAAGCAAATTGGTCAAATGGCCGTAGTTAAAGCTGAAGCTCAACTCAAACAGCAGATTGATGATACGGCTCAACAACGCCTAATTGATCGCAGTATTGCTCAGTTAGGAGGTTAA
- a CDS encoding MGH1-like glycoside hydrolase domain-containing protein has product MSAEQKRLQSVGDDLPWKKWGPYLSERQWGTVREDYSDDGNAWNYFSHDQARSRAYRWGEDGLGGISDDHQVLCFALALWNGKDPILKERLFGLTNSEGNHGEDVKEYYFYLDSTPTHSYMKYLYKYPQAEYPYEDLIKTNQQRSKHELEYELLDTGIFDDNRYFDVFLEYAKDDTEDILIKISVANRGPEAAEIDVLPTLWFRNTWSWADGGSKPIIQKVEDRVIQTHHTDHLFQKLLSDYYLYCDRTVPLLFTDNETNNSRLFGVPNPTKYVKDGINNYIVNGQREGINYNQTGTKCSPHYHLTVEAGATEVICLRLTKKAPSEIGEPFATFETKFQSRLQEADAFYDSVTPPAIKSDSDRVNVMRQALAGMLWTKQYFYYDVDKWLEEHNINPLLGPEQRKKIRNGEWFHMYSDDIISMPDKWEYPWFAAWDLAFHMLPLGIVDSEFAKEQLDLMLRNDYLHPNGQIPAYEWNFGDVNPPVHAYATMQIYLMDKARNGGKGDLNFLKYAFSKLLVNFTWWVNRKDSDGNNAFEGGFLGLDNIGVFDRSAPLPTGGSLEQADGTAWMVFFSQQMLRIAVELALDDPLYEEFVSKFFEHTMWIAGAMDRIGENQDEMWDEEDGFFYDVLKFPDGTAMRLKVRSLVGLLPLAAVAIFNGDDIAKLPNFYKRAEAFWSRHTDLIENIHIPDKQGAAGRYMLSVFTEDKLRKVLARMLDENEFFSPYGIRSLSRYHADHPFVFHHGGEEFRVDYVPGDSNTGMFGGNSNWRGPVWMPVNMLFVAALRRLYAFYGDQFKVECPTGSGNYMTLFEVSRELAQRLTRLFLKDGNGKRPINGTAEKFQNDPYWKDLILFYEYFHGDNGTGIGASHQTGWTGGIATIIQVAGMLTDDVVKELLESADIELQLIRKYQGQ; this is encoded by the coding sequence ATGAGCGCAGAACAAAAACGTCTTCAGTCAGTTGGTGATGATTTGCCTTGGAAAAAATGGGGCCCTTACTTAAGCGAGAGACAATGGGGGACGGTACGAGAAGATTATAGTGATGATGGCAATGCTTGGAATTATTTCTCTCATGATCAAGCGCGATCGCGTGCTTACCGTTGGGGAGAAGATGGACTAGGAGGTATTAGTGATGATCATCAAGTTCTTTGTTTTGCCTTAGCTTTATGGAATGGGAAAGATCCTATTCTCAAAGAAAGATTATTTGGGTTAACAAATAGTGAAGGAAATCATGGAGAAGATGTCAAAGAATATTACTTTTATCTTGACAGTACCCCGACTCATTCCTACATGAAGTATTTGTACAAATATCCCCAAGCAGAGTATCCTTATGAAGATTTAATCAAAACTAATCAACAACGTAGCAAGCATGAGTTAGAGTACGAATTACTCGACACAGGTATTTTTGACGACAATCGTTATTTTGATGTCTTTCTGGAATATGCTAAGGACGATACAGAAGATATCTTAATTAAAATTAGTGTTGCTAATCGAGGGCCAGAAGCAGCAGAAATTGATGTATTGCCTACTTTGTGGTTCCGTAATACTTGGTCTTGGGCCGATGGTGGTTCTAAACCCATAATACAAAAAGTAGAAGATAGGGTGATCCAAACTCATCATACTGATCACTTATTCCAAAAATTACTGAGTGATTATTATCTCTATTGTGACCGAACCGTTCCCCTATTATTCACTGATAATGAAACCAATAATTCCCGTTTGTTCGGTGTGCCAAATCCCACTAAGTACGTCAAAGATGGCATCAATAACTACATTGTTAATGGACAACGCGAAGGAATAAATTACAATCAAACAGGGACAAAATGCTCTCCCCATTATCACTTAACTGTAGAAGCTGGCGCAACTGAGGTGATCTGTTTACGTCTGACCAAAAAAGCCCCTAGCGAAATCGGTGAACCTTTTGCTACCTTTGAGACAAAGTTTCAGAGTCGTTTACAAGAAGCTGATGCTTTCTATGATTCTGTTACCCCTCCAGCTATTAAATCTGATAGCGATCGCGTCAATGTGATGCGTCAAGCTTTAGCGGGGATGTTGTGGACAAAACAATATTTCTACTATGATGTAGATAAATGGTTAGAAGAACATAATATTAACCCATTATTGGGGCCAGAACAACGCAAAAAGATTCGCAACGGTGAATGGTTCCATATGTACAGTGATGACATTATTTCCATGCCCGACAAATGGGAATATCCCTGGTTTGCCGCTTGGGATCTCGCTTTTCATATGTTACCCTTGGGGATCGTTGACTCCGAGTTTGCCAAAGAACAGTTAGACTTGATGTTACGCAACGACTATTTACACCCGAATGGTCAAATTCCGGCTTATGAGTGGAATTTTGGCGATGTGAACCCCCCCGTTCATGCCTATGCTACCATGCAAATTTATTTGATGGATAAGGCCCGCAATGGGGGTAAAGGAGATCTAAATTTCCTCAAGTATGCCTTTTCTAAATTATTAGTTAATTTTACCTGGTGGGTGAACCGCAAAGACAGCGACGGTAACAACGCTTTTGAAGGGGGCTTTTTAGGACTGGACAATATTGGAGTCTTTGATCGTAGTGCGCCCTTACCCACAGGAGGAAGTTTAGAACAAGCAGACGGAACAGCCTGGATGGTCTTTTTCAGTCAACAGATGTTACGCATTGCTGTAGAACTTGCCCTCGATGACCCTCTCTATGAGGAGTTTGTCAGTAAGTTTTTTGAGCATACCATGTGGATTGCCGGGGCGATGGACCGCATTGGTGAAAACCAAGATGAAATGTGGGATGAAGAAGACGGGTTCTTCTACGATGTATTAAAGTTTCCTGATGGAACAGCTATGCGTCTGAAAGTGCGATCGTTGGTGGGATTATTGCCTCTAGCGGCTGTAGCTATTTTTAATGGGGATGATATCGCCAAATTACCCAATTTCTATAAGCGGGCTGAGGCTTTTTGGAGTCGTCATACTGATTTGATTGAGAATATACACATCCCTGATAAACAAGGGGCAGCCGGTCGCTATATGCTATCAGTGTTTACTGAAGATAAACTGCGTAAGGTGTTGGCACGGATGCTTGATGAAAACGAGTTTTTCAGTCCTTATGGTATTCGTTCTCTTTCCCGTTATCATGCGGATCATCCCTTTGTCTTTCATCATGGGGGGGAAGAATTTCGAGTAGATTATGTACCAGGAGACTCTAATACGGGCATGTTTGGGGGTAACTCTAACTGGCGCGGCCCTGTTTGGATGCCTGTTAATATGTTATTCGTGGCTGCGTTACGGCGACTTTATGCCTTTTATGGTGATCAGTTCAAGGTAGAATGTCCCACAGGTTCAGGAAACTATATGACCTTATTTGAAGTATCGCGGGAACTAGCTCAACGACTGACTCGCCTTTTCCTCAAGGATGGCAATGGTAAGCGTCCTATAAATGGGACTGCTGAGAAATTCCAAAATGATCCCTACTGGAAAGATTTGATCCTATTTTATGAGTATTTTCATGGGGACAATGGAACTGGTATTGGCGCGAGTCACCAAACAGGTTGGACAGGTGGTATTGCTACCATTATCCAAGTAGCAGGAATGTTGACTGATGATGTGGTGAAGGAACTCTTAGAGAGTGCTGATATTGAACTTCAGTTGATTCGGAAGTATCAAGGACAATAA
- a CDS encoding Nramp family divalent metal transporter, which translates to MSVPVNQQSLPEAHRSIKIPTDKGFWRKMLAYAGPGYLVCVGYMDPGNWATDIAGGARFGYTLLSVILLSNLMAVLLQSLCVRLGVATGRDLAQACRDYFPSRINFILWVLCEIAIAACDLAELLGSAIALQLLFGIPLLWGVCITASDVMVLLLLQGKGFRYVEALIITLVGTVGICFFAEIIFSQPNITAILGGYLPTSEVLRNQEMLYIAIGILGATVMPHNLYLHSAIVQTRAWQPTSEKRWEAIKFGTIDSTIALSFALFINSAILIVAAATFHFTGYHDVAEIQDAYRLLTPLLGVSAASVIFGLALLASGQSSTLTATLAGQIVMEGFLQFRLPPWLRRLVTRLLAIIPALIAIIFFGERSTGTLLIFSQVVLSLQLSFAVIPLIMFTSNRRLMGEFVNPTWLKVLSSAVAIIIVGLNTWLLLQTFLGWFNL; encoded by the coding sequence ATGTCTGTTCCAGTCAATCAACAGAGTTTGCCTGAAGCCCACCGTAGTATTAAAATCCCTACTGACAAAGGGTTCTGGCGTAAAATGCTTGCTTATGCGGGTCCTGGATATCTCGTCTGTGTGGGATATATGGACCCTGGTAACTGGGCAACAGACATCGCTGGAGGGGCTAGATTTGGCTATACGCTGCTGAGTGTGATCTTACTCTCGAATCTGATGGCGGTCCTATTACAATCGCTTTGTGTGCGCTTAGGGGTAGCAACAGGACGGGATTTAGCCCAGGCCTGTCGAGACTATTTCCCCTCTCGTATTAATTTTATCCTGTGGGTGCTGTGTGAAATTGCTATTGCAGCTTGTGACTTGGCAGAATTATTAGGAAGTGCGATCGCCTTACAACTTCTTTTCGGTATTCCTTTGCTTTGGGGAGTTTGTATAACTGCCTCAGATGTCATGGTTTTATTGCTATTGCAAGGGAAAGGGTTCCGCTATGTGGAAGCGTTAATAATTACCTTAGTCGGAACAGTTGGAATCTGTTTTTTTGCGGAAATTATCTTTTCTCAACCAAATATAACCGCAATTTTAGGGGGTTATTTACCTACTTCAGAGGTGTTGAGAAACCAAGAAATGCTCTACATTGCGATCGGTATTTTAGGGGCGACGGTGATGCCTCATAATCTTTATTTACATTCTGCTATTGTACAAACTCGTGCTTGGCAACCAACCTCGGAAAAACGGTGGGAAGCCATTAAATTTGGCACCATTGATTCAACGATCGCTCTTTCTTTTGCCTTATTTATTAACTCAGCAATTTTAATAGTTGCGGCGGCTACATTTCATTTTACTGGTTATCATGATGTTGCTGAAATTCAAGATGCTTACAGATTACTTACTCCCTTATTAGGGGTAAGTGCGGCCAGTGTAATCTTTGGTTTAGCCTTGTTAGCATCTGGACAAAGTTCTACATTGACGGCGACTTTAGCTGGACAAATTGTCATGGAAGGCTTTCTTCAGTTTCGTTTACCTCCTTGGTTACGTCGTTTAGTCACGAGATTATTGGCCATTATTCCTGCTTTAATTGCTATTATTTTTTTTGGTGAAAGAAGTACGGGAACTTTACTTATTTTTAGTCAAGTAGTGCTAAGTTTACAGTTATCTTTTGCTGTGATTCCTTTAATTATGTTTACCAGTAACCGTCGCCTGATGGGAGAATTTGTTAATCCTACTTGGTTAAAAGTTTTGTCAAGTGCAGTCGCTATAATTATTGTTGGTTTAAATACTTGGTTGCTTTTACAAACATTCCTCGGCTGGTTTAACCTATAA
- a CDS encoding orange carotenoid-binding protein, which yields MPYTIDTARNIFSNTLAADVVPATTARFVQLSAEDQLALIWFAYLEMGKTITVAAPGAANLQFAESTLAQIKGMSFVEQSQTMCDLANRIDTPINRLYAVWSPNIKLGFWYRLGEWMEEGFVAPIPSGYQLSANASAILATISSLEGGQQITVLRNAVVDMGYDPKKIEGYQRVSEPVVVPTQISERQKVSIEGVDNPTIIQYMSNLNANDFDALIQLFAEDGAIQPPFQRPIVGKESVLRFFREECQNLKLVPERGVIEPANDDFVQIKVTGTCQTPWFGANVGMNISWRFLLNPDGKIFFVAVDLLASAKELLNLVRK from the coding sequence ATGCCATATACAATTGATACAGCACGTAATATTTTTTCAAATACCCTTGCGGCAGATGTCGTTCCAGCAACAACTGCCCGTTTCGTCCAACTCAGTGCCGAAGATCAACTGGCCTTAATTTGGTTTGCTTACTTAGAGATGGGAAAAACCATTACCGTTGCCGCTCCTGGTGCAGCTAATCTTCAGTTTGCTGAATCAACCTTAGCACAGATCAAAGGGATGTCGTTCGTAGAACAATCTCAAACCATGTGCGATCTAGCAAACCGGATCGATACCCCCATTAACCGTCTTTATGCAGTTTGGTCTCCCAACATTAAACTAGGCTTTTGGTATCGTCTAGGTGAATGGATGGAAGAAGGTTTTGTTGCTCCGATTCCTTCAGGTTATCAACTTTCTGCTAATGCTTCTGCTATTCTTGCAACAATTTCTAGTCTTGAAGGTGGACAGCAAATCACCGTTTTGAGAAATGCCGTAGTAGACATGGGTTATGACCCGAAAAAAATTGAGGGTTATCAGCGTGTATCAGAACCCGTTGTTGTCCCCACACAAATTTCTGAACGTCAAAAAGTATCAATTGAAGGTGTTGATAATCCCACAATTATTCAATACATGAGCAATCTTAATGCTAATGATTTTGATGCTCTGATTCAATTATTTGCAGAAGATGGTGCGATTCAACCTCCTTTCCAACGTCCTATTGTTGGCAAAGAATCTGTACTGCGTTTCTTCCGAGAAGAATGTCAAAATCTTAAACTCGTACCTGAACGGGGTGTTATTGAACCAGCTAATGATGATTTCGTGCAAATTAAGGTAACAGGAACTTGTCAGACTCCTTGGTTTGGTGCAAATGTGGGGATGAATATTTCTTGGCGTTTTCTGTTAAATCCTGATGGCAAAATATTCTTTGTTGCCGTTGATTTATTGGCATCTGCTAAAGAACTTTTAAACTTAGTTCGTAAATAG
- the atpH gene encoding ATP synthase F1 subunit delta, with product MKGSLFSTQVAEPYAQALMSLAQSQQSIESLGEDCRSLLELWNNSPDLREFINSPVTNEENKKAVLRRVLGDNANTYLTNFIMLLIDKRRLVYLPEICQQYLALLRKLTNTVLAEVSSAQALSEEQRSAVCEKIKQLTQAQSIELQTTVDPDLIGGVVIKVGSQVFDASLRGQLRRISLNLGGAS from the coding sequence GTGAAAGGTTCACTTTTTAGTACACAAGTTGCCGAGCCTTATGCTCAGGCACTGATGTCTTTAGCTCAATCTCAGCAAAGCATAGAGTCTTTGGGAGAAGATTGTCGTTCTCTGCTGGAACTCTGGAACAATTCTCCAGATTTACGGGAGTTTATCAATTCTCCAGTCACTAACGAAGAAAATAAGAAAGCGGTACTCAGACGGGTACTTGGCGATAATGCCAATACCTATTTGACCAATTTCATTATGCTTTTAATTGATAAACGGAGACTGGTTTACTTACCGGAAATTTGCCAACAATATTTGGCTTTACTACGGAAATTGACCAATACGGTCTTAGCTGAAGTTAGTTCTGCTCAGGCTTTGAGTGAAGAACAACGTTCAGCCGTTTGTGAAAAGATTAAACAATTGACCCAAGCTCAATCAATTGAGTTACAAACCACGGTTGATCCCGACTTAATTGGTGGGGTAGTGATCAAAGTTGGCTCACAAGTCTTTGATGCTAGTCTTCGCGGACAACTGCGTCGTATTAGTCTTAATCTCGGTGGTGCCTCCTAA
- the coaD gene encoding pantetheine-phosphate adenylyltransferase: MIAVYPGSFDPITLGHLDIIERGVTLFERVIVAVLCNPNKKPLFTLEKRVEQIRECTQKWKNIEVDSFTGLTIDYAKLHNAGVLLRGLRVLSDFEKELQMAHTNKTLSQEIETVFLATNKEYSFLSSSTVKEIAQFGGPISHLVPENVAKDIYLYYS; the protein is encoded by the coding sequence GTGATTGCAGTTTATCCTGGTAGTTTTGATCCTATTACCCTCGGTCATCTTGATATCATTGAAAGAGGGGTGACTTTATTTGAACGAGTTATTGTAGCAGTATTATGTAACCCCAATAAAAAGCCCTTATTTACCCTCGAAAAACGAGTCGAACAAATTCGAGAATGTACCCAAAAGTGGAAAAACATTGAAGTTGATAGTTTTACCGGATTAACGATAGACTATGCTAAATTACATAATGCTGGAGTTTTGCTTAGAGGATTACGGGTCTTATCCGACTTCGAGAAAGAACTTCAGATGGCCCATACTAATAAAACTCTCTCACAAGAGATAGAAACCGTGTTTTTAGCCACCAATAAAGAATATAGTTTCTTAAGTAGCAGTACCGTCAAGGAAATCGCCCAGTTTGGCGGCCCAATTTCTCATTTAGTCCCAGAAAATGTGGCTAAAGATATTTATCTATATTACAGTTAA
- a CDS encoding fatty acid desaturase, whose product MVLQKHASYLGLYLAIAILILWLTSGLYFMAFPLSKMSLSAIAIRIGCRSFLHTGLFILAHDAIHGNLVRNNLVLNRRIGQLAVNLYASLSYEKCQKNHRKHHLNPAQIGDPDFHDGVHSHPIFWYYKFLRGYFSLAEFFKFIGKITLFSVSVHAWFNVAYLNLFIFFLVPLVLSSVQLFFFGTYLPHGQENSWQNRKQPSNFLGNCWSLLTCYHFGSYHEEHHAFPDIPWFQLPQTRSNFYTQQKLNKF is encoded by the coding sequence ATGGTATTACAAAAACACGCATCATATTTGGGTCTATATTTAGCGATCGCAATTCTTATATTATGGCTGACCAGTGGTCTTTACTTCATGGCTTTTCCCCTGAGTAAAATGAGTTTGAGTGCGATCGCCATAAGAATAGGATGTCGCTCTTTTCTACATACAGGCTTATTTATTTTGGCTCATGATGCCATCCATGGCAATCTTGTTCGTAACAATCTGGTTTTAAATAGGAGAATCGGTCAATTAGCGGTTAATCTCTATGCTTCTTTGTCCTATGAAAAGTGTCAAAAAAATCATAGAAAACATCATTTAAACCCGGCACAAATTGGCGACCCTGACTTTCATGATGGAGTCCATTCTCACCCGATTTTTTGGTATTATAAATTCCTACGAGGTTACTTTTCTCTTGCCGAATTTTTTAAATTTATAGGGAAGATTACTCTATTTTCTGTCTCTGTTCATGCTTGGTTTAATGTTGCTTACTTAAATTTATTTATCTTCTTCCTGGTTCCTTTGGTCTTGAGTTCAGTTCAGCTTTTCTTTTTTGGGACATATTTACCTCATGGCCAAGAAAATTCATGGCAAAACCGGAAGCAACCCAGTAATTTTTTAGGCAATTGCTGGTCATTACTCACCTGTTATCATTTTGGCTCATATCATGAAGAACATCACGCCTTTCCTGACATTCCTTGGTTCCAACTACCTCAAACTAGATCAAATTTCTACACCCAGCAAAAACTTAACAAATTTTAA
- a CDS encoding F0F1 ATP synthase subunit gamma: MPNLKAIRDRIQSVKNTKKITEAMRLVAAAKVRRAQEQVIATRPFADALANVLYNLLNRLRFGDVNLPLLQQRDVKSVAVVVVSGDRGLCGGYNAYIIRKAEERIKELKQQGLDYRLITIGRKATQYFSRRQAPIEAKYIGLNQIPTADDSGSIADELLSLFLSETVDRVELIYTGFVSLINSRPVVQTLLPLTIQGLEVEDDEIFRLITRDGKLQVERQAVTQSVSSFSQDMIFEQDPVQILDALLPLYVNNQLLRALQESAASELAARMTAMSNASENAGELIGTLTLSYNKARQAAITQELLEVVSGANAL, from the coding sequence ATGCCTAATCTTAAAGCTATCCGCGATCGTATCCAGTCGGTCAAAAATACCAAAAAAATTACTGAAGCAATGCGCTTGGTGGCTGCAGCTAAAGTACGCCGCGCTCAAGAACAAGTAATTGCTACTCGTCCCTTTGCTGATGCGTTAGCCAATGTTCTCTATAATTTACTGAATCGTCTACGTTTTGGCGATGTTAATCTGCCTTTGTTACAACAGAGGGATGTTAAATCTGTCGCTGTTGTGGTTGTTTCTGGCGATCGCGGTTTATGTGGGGGCTATAATGCCTATATTATCCGTAAAGCAGAAGAACGTATTAAGGAATTAAAACAGCAAGGTTTAGATTATCGTTTGATTACTATTGGACGCAAAGCCACTCAATATTTTTCTCGTCGTCAAGCTCCTATTGAAGCAAAATATATCGGATTAAATCAAATCCCAACGGCGGATGATTCGGGAAGTATTGCTGATGAACTGCTTTCTTTATTCTTATCAGAGACAGTTGATCGGGTTGAATTAATTTACACGGGTTTTGTCTCTCTGATTAATTCTCGTCCTGTGGTTCAAACTTTGTTACCCTTGACCATTCAGGGGTTAGAAGTGGAAGATGATGAAATTTTCCGTCTCATTACTCGTGACGGTAAATTACAAGTGGAACGGCAAGCTGTAACTCAATCAGTTAGTAGCTTCTCCCAAGATATGATTTTTGAACAAGATCCTGTGCAAATTTTAGATGCTTTATTGCCTCTGTATGTTAACAACCAGTTACTCAGAGCTTTACAAGAATCAGCCGCTAGTGAATTAGCCGCTCGGATGACGGCCATGAGTAATGCCAGCGAAAATGCAGGTGAACTGATCGGTACGTTAACTTTATCTTACAATAAAGCTCGTCAAGCGGCAATTACTCAAGAATTGCTTGAGGTTGTATCGGGTGCTAATGCCTTGTAA
- a CDS encoding F0F1 ATP synthase subunit B' yields MFDFDATLPMMALQFVVLAVILNSIFYKPLNKVLDERAEYIRKQEADGQERLTKAKELAKEYEKQLADARKQSQEVIASAQADAQKMAAQAVAVAQKDAQVKKETVAQEIEQQRQEALTNLEQQVDSLSRQILEKLLGPEFVR; encoded by the coding sequence ATGTTTGATTTTGATGCAACTTTGCCCATGATGGCATTGCAATTTGTTGTGTTAGCGGTGATTCTCAATAGCATCTTTTACAAGCCATTAAACAAGGTATTAGATGAACGGGCAGAATACATCCGTAAACAAGAAGCTGATGGGCAAGAAAGGCTAACTAAAGCCAAAGAACTCGCCAAAGAATATGAAAAACAGCTAGCAGATGCTCGTAAGCAGTCTCAAGAAGTCATTGCTTCTGCACAAGCAGATGCTCAAAAAATGGCCGCTCAAGCTGTTGCTGTAGCACAAAAAGACGCTCAAGTCAAGAAAGAAACAGTAGCTCAAGAAATTGAGCAACAACGCCAAGAGGCTCTAACGAATCTAGAACAACAGGTGGATTCTTTGAGTCGTCAAATCCTAGAAAAATTACTAGGCCCTGAATTTGTAAGGTAA